One window of Bacteroides sp. AN502(2024) genomic DNA carries:
- a CDS encoding ABC transporter ATP-binding protein has translation MIELRELTLGYGQHTLLETVNARITGGQLVALLGRNGTGKSTLLRAMMGLEKPQSGEIALQGKNIASLKPEELARNISLVTTDKVRIANLRCKDVVALGRAPYTNWIGQLQPEDQKRVDNAMQLVGMSDYTEKTMDKMSDGECQRIMIARALAQDTPVILLDEPTAFLDLPNRYELCLLLKKLAQEEGKCILFSTHDLDIALSLCNSITLIDNPQMYTLPTPEMIASGHIERLFRNESITFDAQEMRVRIK, from the coding sequence ATGATAGAGCTTAGAGAATTGACATTAGGATATGGACAACATACACTGTTGGAAACGGTAAATGCCCGAATTACAGGTGGGCAACTCGTTGCCCTGTTGGGACGTAACGGAACAGGGAAAAGTACACTGCTCCGTGCCATGATGGGACTGGAAAAGCCTCAATCAGGAGAAATTGCTCTACAAGGGAAAAACATAGCTTCATTGAAACCGGAAGAACTGGCCCGGAATATCAGTTTGGTCACCACCGATAAAGTACGCATCGCCAATCTCCGCTGTAAAGATGTAGTAGCTTTAGGACGTGCTCCCTACACCAACTGGATCGGTCAACTGCAACCGGAAGACCAAAAGCGAGTGGACAACGCGATGCAACTAGTCGGTATGTCCGACTATACAGAAAAGACAATGGATAAAATGTCCGATGGTGAATGTCAGCGCATCATGATTGCCCGTGCTCTTGCACAGGATACTCCCGTCATCCTGCTTGATGAACCGACCGCCTTCCTTGACTTACCCAACCGTTACGAACTATGTTTGCTTTTAAAAAAGCTGGCACAGGAAGAGGGCAAATGCATCTTATTCTCCACACACGACCTCGACATCGCCTTATCGCTTTGTAACTCTATCACGCTCATAGATAATCCGCAGATGTACACACTGCCTACTCCGGAAATGATAGCTAGCGGACATATAGAAAGACTGTTCAGAAACGAATCTATCACGTTTGACGCTCAGGAGATGAGGGTACGGATAAAATAA
- a CDS encoding YncE family protein has protein sequence MKKNYLFYSVFALTFVLGSCSDEMFDNTGQVNKSFPQNTRAITDANWTKAYVLCEGTWKKDPPSLPGKLITYDNNWKKIGKEIEIGDTGNDLIQYGSKLYCAVSGHDLTYGNGGIWIFNAATGAPYGGMRQYDDEKSHSKAMPRHLAAYGGMIYVSLYSGAVMAIDTTEFEKKMFTKLDATYSEGICVANNTVYVCNSGNTGDSYAGQGTTISKLTTDLKIVEPITVPTNPKLIAQAPNGTLYFNSLGNYTTEKSALYKLEGEGYSHVANLADAFQIGDNAIFTTYVKWHDPNYEMPTTLQKVSFSGDVTPFTTSELPDLMLGYSISVNPFNGDVCFGQSGQNLYVYRSDGTPIRANAPIETGTANPNRIVFVQ, from the coding sequence ATGAAAAAGAATTATCTTTTTTATTCAGTCTTTGCATTGACATTCGTACTGGGCAGTTGTAGTGATGAGATGTTCGACAATACCGGACAAGTTAATAAATCTTTTCCACAAAACACACGTGCAATAACCGATGCCAATTGGACTAAGGCATACGTGCTATGTGAAGGAACTTGGAAAAAGGACCCTCCCTCTTTGCCGGGGAAACTTATCACGTATGATAATAATTGGAAAAAGATAGGGAAGGAAATTGAAATAGGTGACACGGGAAATGACCTCATTCAGTATGGCTCAAAGCTGTACTGTGCAGTGAGCGGTCACGACCTGACGTACGGAAACGGAGGTATCTGGATATTCAATGCTGCTACGGGAGCGCCCTATGGCGGAATGAGACAATATGACGATGAAAAGAGTCATTCTAAAGCAATGCCACGTCATCTTGCAGCCTATGGAGGAATGATATATGTAAGCCTCTATTCAGGAGCTGTGATGGCTATCGATACCACAGAATTTGAAAAGAAAATGTTTACGAAATTAGATGCCACTTATTCCGAAGGAATTTGCGTTGCCAACAACACTGTGTATGTGTGTAATTCAGGAAACACGGGAGACTCGTATGCCGGACAAGGAACCACTATTTCAAAACTCACAACAGACCTTAAAATAGTAGAGCCTATTACTGTCCCCACTAACCCGAAATTGATTGCGCAAGCTCCGAACGGAACTCTCTACTTCAATTCTTTAGGTAACTATACAACGGAGAAATCTGCATTGTACAAATTGGAAGGAGAAGGCTATTCTCATGTAGCCAATCTGGCAGATGCATTCCAAATAGGCGATAACGCTATTTTTACTACATACGTAAAATGGCATGACCCCAATTATGAAATGCCGACTACTTTACAAAAAGTATCATTCAGTGGAGATGTAACCCCGTTTACAACAAGTGAACTACCCGACCTGATGCTTGGTTATAGCATTTCCGTAAACCCATTCAACGGAGATGTCTGTTTCGGACAAAGCGGACAAAATCTATATGTTTACAGGTCTGACGGAACACCGATTCGTGCAAATGCTCCTATAGAGACTGGTACAGCCAATCCCAATCGTATAGTGTTCGTTCAATAA
- a CDS encoding FecCD family ABC transporter permease codes for MKQSCRHTVLLFSILGITAILLLLADIATGDTYIPISQIWGVLTGGECDEMTRNILLSIRFIRVVVAALIGIALSVSGLQMQTVFQNPLADPYLLGVSSGAGLGVALFILGTPLLGWSDFPFLQSMGIVGSGWIGTAVILLGVAIISRKVKNILGVLIMGVMIGYVAGAIIQILQYLSSAEQLKMFTLWSMGSLSHVTTNQLWIMIPVLLAGLSISVSCIKPLNLLLLGENYARTMGMNIKRSRTLIFLSTALLTGTVTAFCGPVGFIGLAVPHVTRLLFNNADHRILVPGTMLTGLISMLFCDIIAKKFLLPVNCITALLGVPVVLWVITKNLRRFK; via the coding sequence ATGAAACAATCCTGCAGACATACCGTTTTACTATTCAGCATATTAGGAATAACAGCCATACTGCTGCTACTGGCAGATATAGCTACCGGAGACACATATATCCCGATTTCTCAAATATGGGGGGTACTCACCGGAGGCGAATGTGACGAAATGACGCGTAACATTCTCCTTTCTATCCGTTTCATACGAGTAGTGGTCGCTGCGCTAATAGGCATAGCACTTTCCGTAAGCGGATTGCAGATGCAGACCGTCTTCCAGAACCCATTGGCAGACCCTTATCTACTAGGAGTAAGTTCCGGCGCGGGACTGGGAGTGGCTCTGTTCATTCTGGGCACTCCGTTGCTCGGGTGGTCCGACTTTCCTTTCCTGCAATCCATGGGTATTGTTGGTTCCGGCTGGATAGGAACTGCCGTTATTCTGTTGGGAGTAGCCATTATCAGCCGAAAAGTGAAGAATATCCTAGGTGTCCTGATTATGGGAGTAATGATTGGCTATGTAGCAGGTGCCATTATCCAGATATTACAATATTTAAGTTCTGCCGAGCAATTGAAAATGTTTACACTATGGTCAATGGGTTCTCTTAGTCACGTCACAACCAATCAGTTATGGATTATGATACCGGTATTGCTGGCAGGTCTGTCAATCTCGGTATCCTGCATCAAACCGTTGAACCTATTACTGTTGGGCGAGAACTATGCCCGTACCATGGGAATGAACATCAAACGCTCCCGTACGCTTATCTTCCTCTCTACCGCCCTACTGACAGGAACGGTCACGGCTTTTTGTGGTCCGGTAGGATTTATCGGTCTGGCAGTACCACATGTTACACGACTGCTATTCAACAATGCCGATCACCGGATACTTGTCCCCGGCACCATGTTGACAGGACTTATCAGCATGCTTTTCTGCGACATCATCGCCAAGAAGTTCCTGCTTCCGGTTAACTGCATCACTGCCTTGCTAGGTGTTCCGGTTGTTTTATGGGTAATCACTAAAAACTTGCGTAGATTCAAATGA
- a CDS encoding DUF4998 domain-containing protein gives MKKYIGLLVVILAMVSCESLEDTYKDYAGDGPIRYLGKCTDLVVRPGWNRLIVSWTNSADPVIDKIKVTWSKDGIVKEQLLDKETNSFNIPDLEDGNYEITVCSTDKEGNTSLKSTIYGRPYTPNHEMVQSFTQIISNHYFLKDRLVLLFQGWEENVTEAYLTYTRTDGSTGRIELDEQLVNQLYYLLPDAIDTSKPVELYRSGRIPGCDDEIVFTPTELDNIRLFNADFKQEMKRQFGFDEDIPDHWASTVEEISFDWTIGSFSDLLNLPNLKKLVLGKHRYIRDELVNDAQTAQSKVYDAALSDFVLKTLHELNPDFVVERYNKHYSNLAQAEYFEEKGATSVPDYSFFDLSNLRFTSSPADAENYKSYLERLTDDNVETSWEPDGTKELTTYSLTLDLKTERDLQGLKLVQTYFDNENKRSWCPGIVKIFVSKDSEIWENATYLEELEIGHSTGEVNIIPFVEGGKQARYVKVAVSTPHSESIYNISIAEIGLY, from the coding sequence ATGAAAAAATACATCGGATTATTAGTAGTTATCTTAGCAATGGTATCTTGCGAGTCTTTGGAAGATACCTATAAGGACTATGCAGGTGACGGTCCTATCCGTTATCTCGGTAAATGTACAGACCTGGTTGTACGTCCCGGTTGGAATAGGCTGATTGTCAGTTGGACAAACAGTGCCGATCCGGTAATTGATAAAATAAAAGTCACTTGGTCGAAAGACGGAATTGTAAAAGAACAGCTATTGGACAAGGAAACAAATAGTTTCAACATTCCGGATTTGGAGGACGGCAATTACGAAATAACAGTATGTTCGACTGACAAAGAAGGAAATACATCTTTAAAGAGCACGATTTACGGTCGCCCGTACACGCCCAACCATGAGATGGTACAATCGTTCACTCAAATTATCTCCAATCATTATTTCTTGAAGGATCGCCTGGTTCTCCTCTTTCAAGGATGGGAAGAAAATGTTACAGAAGCCTATCTGACATATACCCGGACAGATGGTAGTACCGGACGAATCGAACTGGATGAACAACTGGTCAATCAACTTTATTACTTATTGCCCGACGCAATAGATACATCCAAACCGGTAGAACTTTATCGCTCCGGCCGTATTCCCGGCTGTGACGATGAAATCGTGTTCACCCCCACGGAACTTGATAACATCAGATTATTCAATGCAGACTTCAAGCAGGAAATGAAACGCCAGTTCGGTTTTGACGAAGATATTCCGGATCATTGGGCTTCTACTGTCGAAGAAATCAGTTTTGACTGGACCATCGGCAGTTTCTCGGACTTATTGAATCTACCCAATCTGAAGAAACTTGTATTAGGAAAACATCGTTATATCCGTGATGAGTTAGTGAACGATGCCCAAACTGCCCAAAGCAAGGTATATGATGCTGCATTAAGTGATTTTGTTTTAAAGACACTGCACGAATTAAATCCGGATTTTGTAGTGGAACGTTACAACAAACATTACTCCAATTTGGCGCAGGCTGAATATTTCGAGGAAAAAGGAGCAACATCTGTTCCCGATTATTCGTTCTTCGACCTTTCAAACCTGAGGTTCACTTCTTCTCCGGCCGATGCTGAGAACTACAAATCCTATCTGGAACGCCTGACAGATGATAATGTTGAAACAAGTTGGGAACCTGACGGAACAAAAGAATTGACGACTTATTCACTGACATTGGACTTAAAGACAGAAAGAGACCTGCAAGGGCTGAAACTTGTGCAAACCTATTTCGATAATGAGAACAAACGTTCCTGGTGTCCCGGCATAGTCAAAATATTCGTATCCAAAGATTCCGAAATTTGGGAAAATGCCACTTATCTGGAAGAATTGGAAATCGGACATAGCACCGGAGAGGTGAATATCATTCCATTTGTAGAGGGCGGCAAACAAGCCCGATATGTAAAGGTAGCTGTTTCTACGCCACATTCTGAATCTATTTATAATATAAGTATAGCAGAGATAGGGCTATATTAA
- a CDS encoding DUF4959 domain-containing protein, which yields MKRFIYLIIAICTFVSCNDESEGFTVDLPAGAFQFTPAMGGAVLRYKLPDDPDVIAINVRYKDVYGNNILKTGSNSTDLLAITGFNEETSDVPAHVSFLKRNNEESQPIDVTFSTLDSAPICFINSAEVKSGWDGCTLEYNNPEGTTGMAHVFYLGINPLDNRQDTILLESFPLNAGQDIRHYTPQQKNTYNTIIVRAEDYRGYIVKEKVWENIQAFNVEKLEPSNFEIVYHNSLEVPEEKIGIQYLTDGDNKGTAWFETQNEHHYYTFLSKENGVGENSEPMYIDLKKMRPVSEVRFYAYRHIGRYSFSAKSFIDWGGSSTSASYQGPQYFKRYLMNKLPCSITIYGCRQDVSGSDWNNLKWEILSSFEDDPDIDDDARWTYHAATCGGVKKAHCFSTLSLLEDASAIYKSMSINIDLQKEGFRYLKIQFNGAYNMYPSAYERDDTTNKLTKYLTLHELEIYSDKD from the coding sequence ATGAAAAGATTCATTTATTTAATAATAGCAATTTGTACCTTTGTTTCCTGCAATGACGAATCAGAGGGATTTACTGTAGATTTGCCGGCAGGTGCTTTCCAGTTTACTCCGGCAATGGGCGGTGCAGTGCTACGCTACAAACTGCCCGATGATCCGGATGTGATAGCCATAAATGTGCGTTACAAGGATGTGTACGGCAATAATATATTAAAGACAGGAAGCAATTCGACGGACTTGCTGGCAATTACCGGATTCAATGAGGAAACAAGCGATGTACCGGCACATGTATCATTCCTAAAACGGAATAATGAAGAATCACAACCGATCGATGTAACTTTCAGCACATTGGACTCTGCACCGATCTGCTTTATCAACAGTGCGGAAGTGAAATCCGGCTGGGACGGATGCACACTCGAATACAACAACCCCGAAGGTACTACGGGAATGGCGCATGTATTCTATCTCGGCATCAATCCGTTAGATAACCGGCAAGATACGATATTACTCGAATCATTCCCGTTAAACGCCGGCCAAGATATCAGGCATTACACACCACAACAAAAAAATACGTACAACACTATCATTGTACGTGCTGAAGATTACCGCGGATATATTGTGAAAGAAAAGGTTTGGGAGAACATTCAGGCTTTCAATGTGGAAAAACTCGAACCGTCCAATTTTGAGATTGTCTATCATAATTCGCTGGAAGTGCCGGAAGAGAAAATCGGAATTCAGTATCTGACGGACGGGGATAATAAGGGAACCGCTTGGTTCGAGACCCAAAATGAACATCATTATTATACATTCCTTTCAAAAGAAAACGGAGTAGGTGAAAATTCCGAGCCTATGTATATTGATTTGAAGAAGATGCGCCCGGTATCTGAAGTCCGATTTTATGCTTATCGTCATATCGGCAGATATTCCTTTAGTGCCAAATCTTTTATAGACTGGGGCGGCAGTAGTACTTCAGCATCTTATCAAGGACCGCAATATTTCAAACGATACCTGATGAATAAACTGCCATGCTCCATAACCATATACGGTTGCAGACAAGACGTTTCCGGTTCCGACTGGAATAATTTGAAATGGGAAATTTTAAGTTCATTCGAGGACGATCCGGATATAGACGATGACGCGCGCTGGACTTATCATGCAGCAACTTGTGGCGGAGTCAAAAAAGCTCACTGTTTCAGTACATTAAGCCTATTGGAAGATGCCAGTGCGATTTATAAATCAATGAGCATCAATATTGACTTACAAAAAGAGGGATTCCGTTATTTGAAGATCCAATTTAATGGAGCCTATAATATGTATCCGTCAGCGTACGAGCGTGATGATACGACAAACAAACTGACGAAATACCTGACATTGCATGAACTTGAAATATATTCTGATAAAGATTAA
- a CDS encoding ABC transporter substrate-binding protein, protein MRSKSSIPFFILLCLFFLTSCISDKKTSLAAFKQDVYIPEYASGFKIVGADNAASTLIRVFNPWQGAENVEMSYFVSRNGEQAPAGFTGSVIPAKVQRIVCMSSSYIAMLDALGQVDRIVGVSGINYVSNPYVLAHKDTIKDMGPEINYELLLGLKPDVVLLYGIGDAQTAVTDKLKELAIPYIYMGEYLEESPLGKAEWLVVLSELTDSREKGIEIFRKIPERYLALKALTESLEERPTVMFNTPWNDSWVMPSTQSYMAQLVADAGADYIYKKNTANSSAPIGLETAYGLIQKADYWINVGSATTLNELKTINPKFSDAKAVREKTVYNNNLRLTAAGGNDYWESAVVRPDIVLRDLIHIFHPELISDSLYYYRHLE, encoded by the coding sequence ATGAGAAGCAAATCTTCAATTCCGTTTTTTATATTACTGTGCCTCTTCTTTCTGACAAGTTGCATATCCGACAAAAAGACATCTCTGGCTGCATTCAAACAGGATGTATATATCCCCGAATATGCCTCCGGATTCAAGATAGTGGGAGCAGACAACGCAGCCAGTACCCTGATACGTGTTTTTAATCCGTGGCAGGGAGCTGAAAATGTAGAAATGTCCTATTTCGTTTCACGGAACGGTGAACAGGCGCCTGCCGGATTTACCGGTTCCGTCATTCCCGCCAAAGTGCAACGTATCGTGTGCATGTCTTCTTCTTACATTGCCATGCTCGATGCACTGGGACAGGTGGACCGCATTGTCGGTGTATCCGGCATTAATTATGTATCGAATCCTTATGTCCTTGCACACAAAGATACAATCAAGGATATGGGCCCCGAAATAAACTACGAGCTATTGCTCGGATTGAAACCGGACGTTGTACTATTATATGGTATCGGAGATGCCCAGACTGCCGTGACGGACAAATTGAAAGAGCTCGCTATACCTTATATATATATGGGTGAATACTTGGAAGAATCGCCGTTGGGCAAAGCTGAATGGCTGGTCGTACTATCCGAACTGACGGACAGCCGAGAAAAGGGAATCGAAATATTCCGGAAAATACCGGAACGGTACCTGGCATTAAAAGCCCTTACGGAATCTTTGGAAGAACGCCCTACGGTGATGTTCAACACTCCTTGGAACGACAGTTGGGTAATGCCTTCCACCCAAAGCTATATGGCACAACTAGTTGCCGACGCCGGAGCCGACTATATCTACAAAAAAAATACCGCCAACAGTTCTGCTCCTATCGGACTCGAAACAGCCTACGGACTGATACAAAAGGCAGACTATTGGATCAACGTAGGCTCGGCTACCACACTGAATGAACTGAAGACAATCAACCCCAAATTCAGTGACGCCAAAGCCGTACGCGAGAAAACTGTCTATAACAATAATTTACGACTGACTGCTGCCGGTGGTAACGATTATTGGGAATCGGCAGTAGTACGCCCCGACATTGTCTTGCGTGACCTGATTCATATTTTTCACCCCGAACTTATATCCGATTCACTTTATTATTACAGGCATCTGGAATGA
- a CDS encoding RagB/SusD family nutrient uptake outer membrane protein, translated as MMKTKNIIYSLLFVASISLTGCKGYLDVVPDNDIETIETTFEKREDAYTWFKTCYSMITMDISDINACPAFWGTDEVVADDYIRLTNPNSMPGLMIADGIQMAQSPYGDVWKSTKFYGGIRYCNLFLSHIDGVYNMLQEEKDLWRAEIQALKAQYYFELMRRYGPIILVPENINAAAPIEEMQQPRRPIDEVVKAIVELCDAAIPKLPYYKEQEQNHYAYFSKEGAAALKAMTLLYAASKLFNGNTMMADMVNKNGERLFPAYDKEKWKRAAEAADEALKIAAEGGKQLVEGSSEWPTPMLNTIRDIQQSCLNYDYNNKEALLCVRHQRFSAPVFYHPRFTEEELNYYDQYCVGGFGASMKMVEMYYTEHGLPLSEDKQWIASRYAMSVESDERYKNIVPLGESILSLHRRREPRFYANIIAHNTFWYKKGVNSTNEPMLCECLQGQLMGTASKHYDSSIPQCLTGYYVKKFDNADVALKDYYANSSSESGDILFRLPDLLLASAEAWNEYLDKPDERVYDPLDKVRTRAGIAKVRDAWKTYARNPQKVETQAGMREIIRQEWNIEFAFEGRRFYNLRRWMTAHEELNAPLYGWNIIGDTEDRFYNNNKEPVIVWKKRGFTAPRDYFFPIGSEEVMISGCVQNPGW; from the coding sequence ATGATGAAAACAAAGAATATCATATACAGTTTATTGTTCGTCGCGTCCATCTCCCTCACCGGCTGCAAGGGCTATCTGGATGTAGTGCCGGACAACGATATCGAAACGATCGAGACGACTTTCGAGAAACGGGAAGATGCTTACACCTGGTTTAAGACCTGCTACTCCATGATAACGATGGACATTTCCGACATCAATGCCTGCCCGGCTTTTTGGGGAACGGACGAAGTGGTGGCTGATGATTATATTCGCCTGACCAATCCCAACAGTATGCCGGGACTGATGATTGCCGACGGTATACAAATGGCACAGTCTCCTTATGGTGATGTATGGAAAAGTACGAAATTTTATGGAGGTATCCGCTATTGCAACCTGTTCCTCAGCCATATAGACGGTGTGTACAATATGCTGCAAGAAGAAAAAGACCTCTGGCGTGCCGAGATACAGGCACTGAAAGCACAATACTATTTTGAACTGATGCGCCGCTACGGCCCCATCATCCTGGTTCCCGAGAACATCAACGCGGCAGCACCCATTGAAGAAATGCAACAGCCCCGCCGTCCGATTGACGAAGTGGTGAAAGCAATCGTGGAACTTTGTGACGCGGCAATACCCAAACTACCTTATTATAAGGAGCAGGAACAGAACCACTACGCCTATTTCTCCAAAGAAGGGGCAGCTGCCCTCAAAGCTATGACGCTGCTTTACGCCGCTTCCAAATTATTCAACGGCAACACCATGATGGCAGATATGGTGAACAAGAACGGAGAACGTCTGTTCCCCGCCTATGACAAGGAAAAATGGAAGAGAGCAGCGGAAGCCGCCGATGAGGCATTGAAAATCGCTGCTGAAGGAGGCAAACAATTAGTGGAAGGAAGTTCAGAATGGCCGACTCCCATGCTGAACACCATCCGTGACATCCAGCAATCATGTCTGAACTATGACTATAACAACAAGGAAGCACTGCTGTGTGTACGCCATCAGCGTTTCTCTGCCCCTGTGTTCTATCATCCCAGATTTACGGAAGAAGAGCTGAATTACTATGACCAATATTGTGTCGGCGGTTTCGGCGCTTCCATGAAAATGGTGGAGATGTACTATACGGAACACGGCCTGCCTCTCTCGGAAGACAAGCAATGGATTGCTTCCCGATATGCCATGTCCGTAGAAAGTGACGAACGGTATAAAAACATTGTTCCGCTGGGCGAGTCTATCCTGAGCCTGCATCGCCGGCGCGAACCCCGCTTCTATGCCAATATCATTGCTCATAATACATTCTGGTATAAAAAGGGGGTAAACAGTACCAACGAACCCATGCTGTGCGAATGCCTGCAAGGACAATTGATGGGGACTGCTTCCAAGCATTATGACTCAAGTATCCCTCAATGCCTCACAGGATATTATGTGAAGAAATTCGACAATGCGGATGTCGCCTTAAAAGATTATTATGCAAACAGTTCATCCGAATCCGGTGACATCCTGTTCCGCCTTCCGGATTTGCTGCTGGCATCGGCAGAAGCATGGAACGAATATCTGGACAAACCGGACGAACGTGTATATGACCCGTTGGACAAGGTTCGTACGCGGGCAGGAATTGCCAAGGTGCGCGATGCATGGAAAACTTATGCGCGTAATCCGCAAAAAGTAGAGACACAAGCGGGCATGCGTGAAATAATCCGGCAGGAATGGAATATCGAGTTTGCTTTCGAAGGACGCAGATTCTATAATCTCCGCCGTTGGATGACTGCACACGAGGAACTGAACGCACCGCTTTATGGATGGAATATTATAGGAGATACGGAAGATCGTTTCTACAACAATAATAAGGAACCGGTTATCGTATGGAAGAAACGGGGATTTACAGCTCCACGCGACTACTTCTTCCCTATCGGCAGCGAAGAAGTAATGATCTCGGGATGTGTCCAGAATCCCGGCTGGTAA
- a CDS encoding PKD-like domain-containing protein, which produces MINEFWKTTANLLMLCSIVLLTSCGNEHNLGAGDGVIAPEEESKNPPVITFDNGTGIYPVKILKEITITPIVDNAIAPVYTWKDEKGKIVSTDASFTYSSPADGKKFFTFRVDAKNGSVQKELRIDVMNKMVPSVSLIQYYSTYVGESVTIKSAVNFKEGSTYEWTNEKDAVIGDKEEYTFVAENEGSFHITLKVTNEDGTGKATTTIRVAPQRKLNITFENERQTVPAGRAAYVAPIITDNTENTIYAWEVNGEPYPDETKPTFTFMPPAAGEYKVKVTGTDGDISVEAIQTIECLQSDEAARYRAPKAGSSSSKVTVYNILPAPGQFVQQISGKTEAEACHYAETRMNAVVSHVSLGAWGGYIVVGFDHSVYNASSNDNSQYDFSIIGNAFDGSSEPGIVYVMQDENGNGLPDDTWYELKGSETGKSTTWQNYSVTYYRPPIYNMPVQWIDSRGNTGTIDRSPAFPGWLKGNSYELRGTRIKERTFLNNGIWRNESYRWGYADNYGEDFLSNGNNHNANAIGNGFKIKNAIYPDGTPINLRYIDFIKVQTGVQSQAGVLGEVSTEVYGFRDIQMEKAPKRL; this is translated from the coding sequence ATGATAAATGAATTTTGGAAAACAACCGCTAATTTACTGATGCTTTGCTCTATTGTCCTTCTCACCTCATGTGGGAACGAGCACAATTTGGGAGCAGGCGATGGAGTAATCGCTCCGGAAGAAGAATCAAAGAATCCACCGGTGATTACCTTTGACAATGGTACTGGGATTTATCCTGTCAAAATACTAAAAGAAATCACCATCACCCCTATTGTGGATAATGCCATCGCCCCTGTATATACATGGAAAGATGAAAAAGGCAAAATAGTCAGTACAGATGCCTCATTCACCTATTCATCTCCTGCAGATGGAAAAAAGTTCTTCACTTTCAGGGTAGACGCGAAAAACGGAAGTGTGCAAAAAGAACTCCGGATAGACGTTATGAACAAGATGGTCCCGTCAGTGTCATTAATCCAGTATTATTCTACGTATGTAGGAGAAAGTGTCACTATCAAATCCGCTGTAAACTTCAAGGAAGGAAGCACCTATGAATGGACGAATGAAAAAGATGCTGTAATAGGTGATAAGGAAGAGTACACATTCGTGGCGGAAAATGAAGGTTCCTTCCATATTACACTTAAAGTAACCAACGAAGACGGAACGGGGAAAGCAACAACTACCATACGGGTAGCACCCCAAAGAAAACTCAACATTACTTTTGAAAATGAACGTCAAACTGTACCTGCAGGACGCGCTGCCTATGTGGCTCCTATTATTACAGACAACACGGAGAATACCATTTATGCATGGGAAGTGAACGGAGAACCGTATCCGGATGAAACAAAGCCAACCTTTACTTTTATGCCTCCGGCAGCAGGAGAGTACAAAGTGAAAGTAACGGGAACAGACGGTGATATTTCGGTAGAAGCTATACAAACTATAGAATGCCTGCAATCGGACGAAGCAGCTCGCTACCGTGCTCCCAAAGCAGGAAGTTCGAGTAGCAAAGTGACGGTATATAATATTCTGCCCGCACCCGGACAATTCGTACAACAAATAAGCGGAAAAACGGAAGCAGAAGCATGCCATTATGCTGAAACCCGGATGAATGCAGTAGTCAGTCATGTCTCATTGGGAGCGTGGGGAGGATACATCGTTGTAGGATTCGACCATAGCGTTTATAATGCTAGTTCTAATGATAACAGCCAATACGATTTCTCAATCATAGGCAATGCTTTCGACGGAAGTTCCGAACCGGGAATAGTCTACGTAATGCAGGACGAAAACGGAAACGGATTGCCTGATGACACATGGTATGAGCTGAAAGGTAGCGAAACAGGTAAATCTACCACTTGGCAGAATTATTCTGTCACTTACTACCGCCCTCCTATCTACAATATGCCCGTACAGTGGATAGACAGCCGTGGCAATACAGGAACCATAGACCGGAGTCCGGCTTTTCCCGGTTGGCTGAAAGGAAACTCATACGAACTGCGCGGCACCCGGATTAAAGAAAGGACCTTCCTCAATAATGGAATCTGGCGAAACGAATCTTACAGATGGGGATATGCCGATAACTACGGTGAAGACTTCCTCTCTAACGGAAATAATCATAATGCCAATGCCATAGGAAACGGTTTCAAGATAAAGAATGCTATATATCCTGACGGAACTCCTATCAATCTGCGTTATATAGACTTTATAAAAGTACAGACAGGCGTCCAGTCGCAAGCGGGAGTGCTCGGTGAAGTATCTACCGAAGTTTACGGTTTCCGAGATATACAAATGGAAAAGGCTCCCAAACGACTCTAA